TATTCATTCTCAAAACTAATAAACCGCAAAGTCTTACTAAATCCCATTTTCCAGAGAAAAGAAGCGAAATTTTCTcgggaaaaagaaaagaaaatggccgaagaagaagaagaagaagctgcaaTGGAGGATCCATGGATTGCTGCACTGGAGGAATCTTGGAATCAGATGTCGAAAGCCAGAGATTTTCTCAAAACCGAAACCTGCAACGAAGTAGCGGCCGTCATCGACGCACTCTTCAAGAGCCAAGAAAGCAGCGAGTACAAATCGGCGCGTGCTCTCTACGAATGCTGCGTCGCTCATTTCGCAGACTTCTTAACCCTAAAGCTCCTCAAGACCTATCGAAGCTGTTCCACCGATGGCCTCCTCAGGTTCCGGATGATCTACCTTCTCTCCCAAGCAACCACCGAGCTCAGAAGCCGCAACTTCCAGTTCTCTCCCTCCGCTCTCCGCGACGTCAAACCTCTCGTGATTTCGTGCCTGGAGATGGAAGAAACGAGAGAATCTGACATCAAGATCCTCCGGAGAATCGTCGCTTTCGTGGCTTACAACGTTGGTATGTTGGAGGAGGGAGGATGGGAGGAGCTCAACGGTTGCATCCTCGGACTTACTGATACCTACCCTTGCAGAGCCTTTCATGTCTTCCTCGACGTGCCTGCGGTCTGCGATGACTTCATCACCCTACCAGTTATCCAGAGAGTTTACGATGAAGCCGAGTTGGTGCTGCTTAACGCTGAGAGAGTTGGGGTCCAAGATTGGGTCTTGGCGTTTCAAACTGTTGTTAAAATTGGGGTTCATGCCGCCGATTCGGAGATGGAATCGACCTTGATGGAGCGTATTCGCAAGTTGGCGGATGATGCGGTGAAGAAAGGAAAGGGAGAGTTTGTTGATAGAGGGCTTGAAGATCTCAAGACCTTCCTTGCACGAGACGGCACCCTCTCTAAGTACAATAAGGAACAGCGCACCTTTGTAGCCGAGTTAGCTTTCAAGATTGCTTCTTGCCGTCACGAatctaagaaagaaagaaagaaggtaAAGAGTGAGATTTCAAGTGTGCTTCGAAAACCCAACATGTATGgccatgatgatgatgatgatgataatgatcaCATAGCAGGAGGGTTTGAAATTGATTGGTGTAACCATTTGTCCACCTTATCATCACCACTTGAAATCTTAAGAATCTTTGCGGTAACTGATCTCGAAGAGAGTTCCAGAGAAGTGGCTATCAGAAGGCTAAACCTCCTGCTCTCTGACCACACTACCAAGAAGGTGGTGATAGAGGTTTCAGTGATGAGACAGCTCCAGCCACTGCTCATTTCTTGCCTTAAGGAAGACCGGCTCTCAGTCTCAGACAGCATGTTCAAGCTCCTAGGCGAAGTGGTGTTCCACGTTGCTAATGAAGTGTTAAGCAACAAAGAAGAAGACACATGGTTCGATCTATGGGACTATATTGTATCACAATGCAAGACACAGTTCGAGAAAGCGGTCTATATTTTCCAGTCTCTAACAATGATGCTTGATGATATGGATATTTTGATTCCTGTGATTGATGTTCTTCTCCCTGAGATCAACACAAGGCTAAACCCACCGGTACAGCTGCTTCTGGTAGAAGATAATAGTTGCTGGGTCTTGGCGTTTGTGGGTGCTTTTTGTGCAGCGGTTCACTTGGTAGAGGTCACAAGTCATGCTGATTCTGTTAAGGAGATTACTTTGAAGATGATAGATTCGGTGAGAGAGCTTGTGGAAAGAGGAGGAATGGAAGTTGGGGTTGTGAGGAGAGCTTTCACAGATTTGGAGAAAGTTGTCAAGAAACAGGTGAAATGGTACAGTAAGAGCGACTACGGATTCGTCAAGGGTCTGCTTTCGAGGCTCTACGCAATCAAAGCCATGAAAATGGAAAGCAGGATGGTGTTGTGGAGAATCAATGCGATCGTGGAGAGGGGAGTGCATGATGATCTTAAAGAGTGACCCTGATTAGCTGAGCAAACCTGAGGAGGCTTAGGAGTGTTGTATATGATTTGGGAACCATGCATGCAGAGTACAGTTTTTTTACAATTGGAAATGAAATGAAGTGTAAAGAAAGACAAGACACACAAGATTGATAAAAATGTAGCTATGAATGAAAACAATGTGAAGAAAGAGAAATCAAATGAATTGGATCTTGCAATTACTGGAAGAAGCTGTAGAGAGGAGCTTAGTTAGGTCATTGGTAAGCGACAAGTAGTTAACTTGCTCTTGAACCTTAACTTTGACCAGTTTGAGAAACCTCAAATTCTTCAAGAAATGTCTCATCTGATTCAGCTCTCCACAACTTCCTTCATACCCATATACCTTCAACACCTTCACCCGACAGGACAATAAGCAGCAACTCCTCATCATTTTCCCATGATCGCAAACACATACATCTCCACATAAATTTGTAATCTTGTGTACAAGACCCTGGAAAGGAGGAGCAAAGTTAGAAGaagaataattatatatatatatatatatatatatatatatatatatatatattttttttttttttttttttttagaaaaagatTAGGGTGTTTGTTGTTAAATCATATACATTGATGATAAGAGTCTCCAGGTTTGGAGATTTCCGGAGCAAAAGTGGCAATACTTGCCAACCACGTTCCTGGAGACAAGTGAAGGGTGACAACATTGCTTACTCCTAGAATGAGTTTGGTTGCATCCCCCCCAATATTCACCATGCTTTGAAAGTTGATAACCATATGAGATAGGTAATGGTAGGACATGATCATAATACTTCCACAACCGAATATCCAATCTAGCTTCGACAAGAGAATCATCAAACTGAACAAGATAATCTTGTGCGACATAACTAGAGTAGTCAAGGAACACAAGACTGGGGGTCTTAAAGATAAAACATGAGTAATCATCTAGACCACAAGAACGGTAGAAAGTGGTTATCCTCTTGATGGATGAACCCCAAACCTGTTGATCCAAAACGAGCTATAAGGTCCATCATAGCAAATGTGAATTTCCTCAAGCAAAGGGCTAGCGAGGAGGACACCATACATTTCAGAAGACGCAGCAAACATGActcaaaagagagaaagagatttaAGCGCAGGGAAAAGCACACTGCACGTTGTCGTTTCTCCGGGCAAAACATCCAAGTGTTAGAGTGAGCTTAACCAGTGTCTTGCTAAAGAACAACTCAGACGGTACGAACTGACGTTTTGGTGATATCAAATGTAGCTCCAAGACTTCACGTTGTAGGGCATTGTAGATCAGAGGGTAGATAAGATGCTGAGCTTTCTCAGATTTCCATTCCAAAGAGAATTTGTGAATGGGAGAATCACCTAGCAATACAAGGGTTCTCCTCACGAAATCAATGAAGCGAAGACCATGGTGGACTTATCGAAATCAAGGTTGTGAACCAGAGGCAGCAGATTCTTCCATCTCTTTGAGAGAATTGATGTGGAAGCAGCAGTTTGAGTTGGAAGCAAATATAGGATCTCACTCAGAAGTTCATCTGGTAAGCTACTGATTAAATCTCTACCACCAGTTTCAACCTTTCTTGGAGCCATAGCCCCTCTCCAGATTTAACAAGTGTACCTGCAAAGCTCTTATTTATGATCATCATCTTATAGAAAAGTTACCAAACGTGACTAAGCAAAATTGTATAAGCATCAAAAATTGAAAACCTTGAAATAGGTTACCGGAGGGTTGATCGGAACTCTTGCTCCTAATTCATGGGGAGTATAATAGCTTTCTACCAGCTcgttttatttatcttttattttcttatctaTTTTTTCAGATATCATAATTTGCCTATACAAAATTTTTAGGGTAGTTCCGTCAGCAATGTGTAAAACTAGCCATAGACATTTGGTTCTCGGTTTGGTTCTTCGGTTCTATAGTTGTAGGATACGTTCGAACATTTAGAAAGTTCGAttgggttttgatttgtttctttcGGTTTTTTGGTCCGGTTTGGGTAACAAACTTGGGAACCGGCTTACTTCAGAATAATTTCGGATCCCATTCGGTTTTAGTTTTTTGGTTAATTCggttaaaaaaagtaaaaaaaagtcGAGTTTTAGATTAATGTCAAATTTCCTGAATTTTCGTATAATTTTTTGGATAATaagatcatttaaaatattttggatataaaataacatatattcattattatatattagtaaCAATCTGCATCATGGACCAATTTATTATCCTAATAACATGCATTATATACAtcttttgttcttgtttttaatCCGATCCGAACACTGAACCGGATTATTTTCTGGGTCACCAGATTACTTGATCGACTATGGTGAACTGTGGAtcaatacattaataaattttaatatataataatatatttatataatattgaaaatagttaaatataaaaaaaatcatgttttcaaaaaatataattaaatactaaatcttttatttaatttaaccttctcataaaaaatattattaactaaTTTTTCTACCAACTTAAGActttagttaaaattaataaatgagTAAATAAcaattactataaaattaaattttaacgaattaataaaaaagttattgaaaataaaattgacaaaaaaattaaatagattaacaataacgaaaataaatattgaattataacaatgaattttagtttttatcaccattttcttcattttctttaaattacagtattttttttatcaaaactaaAGAATTACAAATCAattagtttattaaattttatgtaaaatttaaaagtgtATCAGGGTTTATTAAATGTTTACAAAATATCATCGGACTGAAATGGGTTTTTATCTGGTTAACTAGTGTCAGTTGCGGGTTAATGATAGATTTCCAAGTTCTTACCAAGTTTTATCCTGTTTTTAATTGCgagtttttaactaaaattttacaaaataaatcaaaataatttcagAACATTTAAAGGTATAAAATACCCATTACAAACTATGTAATTATGAAAACTCTTAAAACCCCTACAAATCTATCTGTTAAATTAGCTCAAAATCTGTCAATTTCTctttaaaacagaaacatttaTTTGGACCATATTTTTGtagcattttaaattaaatacagtatatatgtttccaaacaacacaATAACTGATGTTGtgtccaaacaatataaaacacTAAGTTTTATTTCTCAgtaacttttattaattttctttcaaaatatttgataaatcaaataatttattagaacattcaaataatttatgaaaaaattaaaaataagaataaataatttttgcaGATATagataatacaaaatatttacaGTCAATatcaaatcaattaaattaatgggttattgtatttatttttcataaataaaaaaatgacatttatttaaattcaaataaaatttcattttaaaataaatattgtatataaataaaatgcaataaattgacatcaaataaaatttctaattaaaattttattaaaatatatcatacaattaatcaaataaagtactgagattttattaaaaattcataacGAAAAGAGCTGAagtaactaaaaattaaattaaataatatattatacaatttcatatttaatttatacaaaataaaataattatatatatatatatattaaaatacacaGATAATaatgttaaaacatattatttgaaagtaatttcttaaaataattataaacagtAAATTAAACTGATTATAGTATGAACTAAATTATTAGCAAGATAaactacaaaaaataattttaataattttataccgCTAAAATCTCTCTTGACACTAAACAACATTcaattatttaaaacaaaatctgCTATGTTGCGCGGATCATAATCTAGTTAAATCTTAAATAAGAATGTacataaaatctcaaataaattaattcagaaattatttaatttaaaataaactatttccTTCTTCAatataatactccctccgtattttaatataagtcgttttacagctatgcacataaattaagaaaatcattaattttttatattttcaaaacaaaaacatcattaattatttacctaaccacaatttaaccaatagaaaaatagaagatgTATTACCCTtggttagagcatctccaaggggacactattttttcctctataatttacactaaaatagagtaactctattatagagttgaatttgctccaatggttcactctataatagagtgaaatatagagtaatcttatttttttactccaaatatagagtggAAAAACAAgaatactctatatttcactctattatagagtaactctattatagagtgaaccattggagcaaatccaactctataatagagttactctattgtagagtgaaatatagagaaaattatagagtaccattggagatggtcttagacaacattaattattaataaattttacataaaaaaccgaaaacgacatataatttggaacaaaaaaaattctctaaaacgacttatattaaaaaaaacggagggagtactatttagtaatataattatgtacaacaaaaccaaatactAATCCATATTACACACTGTTTATAACCAAAGAACTTTGAGTTTTTGAAGtccggatcaaaatctagtatactCAATAGAATAAAATGTATACATCCGGACCGATCCAAAATAGTTTTCGGTTGTCAACTTTTCGAGTTACAGGAAAATGCCCATGCCTATTGATAAATACAGTCTGTTCAATCTAGAGATTGAGTTTGTTATGTTTCAGGGAACCATTCTATCGATTAGTGTTCACTTGATTCTACAAAACCGGACTGTTCCATACATAAACATCCAAAATCAACGTACTGTATAGTATCaaataaccttttgttttctcacaaactttttaaaacccaattttataattctaaaatCTGTAGTATTTTTTAGTACACTTCAAGTGTCCCATATCATAACAATGGCGATGACAACAACTCCAGACAAAACAGCCAAAAACTTAAACCTAGGCTCATCCACATTAACCTTTTTGTTGGGAAGATACCCTTTCGCCAGCAAATGATTCACTGACACGTACACGAACACCCCACACGCCAAGCTCATAGACACTGCGAATATCCAATCCGCCACCCTCCCTTGCGTCGTTGCGTCGATCACTATCCCGATCGCAACACCTATCGGGCTCGAGATGGCGAATGCGAAAGAATACATGATGGAGGAGAAGAGAGGACGGTCAGGGATCATACGGAGAAGAGCTATTCCCATGGCAATCGCTGCGAATACCTTGTGGAGTGTTATTGTCCATAGAGCTCTCCACGCATCTGCTTTAGTCTCTGAGATCCCAATGGCTATGCCTTCGAAAACAGAGTGGAAACAGAGAGCTACGATCAGTAGAATGCTATCTCCTATCCCTGAACCTTGATTCGGTTTCTCTTCTCCTGAAAACGAAAACAGAAGCAAACTTTCAGCATAATTCTTGATTGAGATTTGAGAAATCAAGAATCTTTTTTAAGGTTGGTACCTTGAAGCTCCACGTCTTTGGATGGGGTCTTGGAGTAGACATGAGCGATGACGGAATCAGCGAGCATGGTCAGCATATAACCAGCACAAGCCAACATATAAGCGAATGGGTAAGCCGGAGACGGCTCCGACTCTCCTTCCGCCGTCAGCAAATCCGTAAACGTCTCGTCTGCATCTGACAAGAAATGCATCAGGGCCGTCGCGAGAAACACTCCTCCCGCGAACTGTGTTCCCAGGACCAAAAACGCTTGGCTCCATTTCAAGAAGTAGGGAGACACGCCGCTGATGAACGTGAGCACAAAGATGATGACAAGACATGCGATTTTGACTGTGATTAAGGATTTTGACTTGAGATCGGTACTCTTGGCGGGTGGAGCCTCATCGTCGTCATGGTCTCCTCCACCTCCATGGGAGAGACAAGGGACGACCAAGAcaagaaagaggaagaagaagaagaagacaagaggACGAGACATGTGAAACTTGAGAGTGGGATTGTGGGTGTCTGTGATTCCAAGTTGTGAGATGTGTCGTGTAATAAATATGAGTGGGTGAGTTTTAAGAGTCGTAGTACAATATAAAAGTCAAGACTCTGTTTTGTAGTACAATAATTTTATGTGGTTCCTGATTAATTTGACAACTACAATAGTGAAAATGATTACAGGTGAAGGATCATTGTAATTGGTCGTTAGACTTGTGACCCTCTTTGGAGAGGTTGACTGACCCAACTGTACTCTCCCATTGCACCTTAAGGCACGCAATGAAACTGACAGGTAAAATCACTCTATTTTTATCACCAATGCAATACATACAAAATAGACGTTTCAACAAACTTCCTTCTCAAAATTCATAATCATAATTAATTCATTTGGTTGTTAACCAAAACAGATTAGAACAATATAAATTTGCTGATCATATAAAAAGGAAACTCTCATGGAAAAAGTTAACTTTGTAAAGCCGAGACAGAGGTCACACATAACACAACTCTTTTAGATGAGAGAGTAAAGACacgatttttttagtttggagtTTACCTAAAACCCCCACAGCGAAGAACAGTAAGCTCCTGCTTTTGTTTTATGGTGTAATGCATCAATGAGGATATAATCGTCTCTCACTATacataaaatgtttttagaTCCTTCTAACGCCTCCAGAGTCGGCCTTGTCTTTGTCCTTGCATTCGCCTGCCATATTCAATAAAGACAGTCTTCATATTGGACAACCATAGCAACAGATTTTGCAATTGATACGAAAAGAAGACTCACTTTTGATACTCGATGGACCTCTCAAGGAACTCTTTGGCAACATCTTTTCTCTCGTAAGAGGCTAGAACCGGTCTGATATCAGCTGGACCGTTACGTGCAACATCTGCAgacccaaacaaaaaaaaaaaaaaggatcaaCCAACCAACATTGATAAAGGCAGTTCACAAGACTGGAACTGAACCATTACTTACATTCGAGGAAGGGTATAAGATCAACAAGCGCAGTGTCATCAGATTCGAGTTTGTAAGGCTTGATTGGCACACAATTCTCTGGCTGAAGGCTTGTATCAAAAGCATTCCCGCTTACATAGAGAATCCTCTTCGGGTCTCTGTTCAGCTTCGACAGATCCTGCAGTAAGGGGATTTTAAGAAAGTTGGTTCAGAAGCAGCTGCTTTGGTAGGTGAGAAAGTATGTAACTGACGTACCCTGTAGTGCTTTCCATTCTCATATTTGGTAGCGCCTCTTGCTAGCTTATAACGTATGTAGCCATTCGGGTCTAACTTCTCACATACCGGATATACATACTTAAAGACAATGAAACGAAAGTGTCAATATTAGGAAACTACAACATGCAAAAGGACTAGAAACGAATAGAACCTACCATATCCATCTGGTCAGAATAGACGACAATCTCATAGAATTTGCCAAGGTGCTCCAAGAATGCATCCACACCTGGTCTTTTGAACGTCCTCCACCCTCTTTCTCGCTAATTTTATTGgtgttgtaaataaaaagacaGAATCAGTTTAACAGGACTGAtttgccccccccccccccccccccccataaCGTAGACACTCTAAGCAAAGCAAATGGTGGTAATGAGAATCCAAATTGAAGAAAATGGGGTGGGTGTTACCTACCTTCCAGTCAGTGTAAAGAAGGGTCTCATTCAAATCAAGAACGAGAGTGTAGACTACATTCTGTTCGGAGGGATGCAAATCAGGAAGAAGCTTTTCCGAGAGAGGTTCTGTAAAGCCCTGTAAGCAGaaataataagaagaaatgagaagagaaagaagaatatAGTGTCAGAAAGGGTGAAAAGGAACATACTTTAACATGTTCCTCGACTTGTTCCCTAAGCTCCAAATACATTTCAATGGCTCTGGCAGGCACTGAACATAATTCAAGCCAAAACCCCAATTCATGATATGTTTAATTAAAGAGATCGATACTGCTACTAGTTGTGGTGATGACATAGAAAAAATGTCTATATACCTTTGATGGCAGCAGAGTACAACATTGCCTGATATTTCTGCAAAAAAACATGTAAAGAGGATGATGCATTGTCAAGGGAGCTAATCGAGAAACAAAGGTTAGTCAGAAATGATTTGAGAGAGAGTGTTGTAACAACTCACATCAATGGCGGAGGAAGAATCAAGAGCAGGAGGTGGTGGCTTCATAGCTGATTCACGGAAAGACTTAGTCTTTTCATTCACTTCATCTAATGTGTAAGCTGCACCAATCaacaacaaaacaagaatcatgaGAGATCTAAAAAATGTCTGAGATCAACAGTTGAGAGAGTAATGACATACCATAGCTAGTGTAACCAATTGCAGCGGTGGCACCAGTGAATGCCCAGATGAGTCCGTTACTTAGGTACTTTAGACCTTTCCGCTCCTTCCCTAGAGCCTCCGCGGCGGcttcaggaggaggaggaggaggaaggtgATTTGGCGGTGGAAAATCAGAAAAGATGGACTGCTGCTGGCTAGAGGAGGAGACCttcgatgaagaagaagcttccGTAGAGAACAACGCCCTCCTTGGGTTGCGAGATCGAAGCTTGAGTAAACTCGGCACAAGGCGAGATCGAACAGCAATAGACGAAGCCATTTCCCGATTTCGGCGTCTCTGTTTTTGCCCCTGGGGAGGGTTGAAGTAGGGTTTTGAAATGATCGGACAATCTAAAAATAACCCAATTGGTCTtcttgttaataaaaaaaacacaattggTCTGTTTGGATACAGGATTACGCTGTTTGGTACTCGGTTTATTTAGACATTAGGTTCCAGTTCTGTCTAGAAGTTTAAGATCCCTTCAGATATTTAGAAAATTCAATTCAGtttatatttggttattttggtttttggttcggtttggtaaCAAATAGGAACCAACTAATATCTGAGTTTATTTCAGATCTCATTCGATTCCGattttttggttaattcggattaaaaatcaaaaattgaattaaacataatttttttgggtatttagataaaatttttggatagttagttttaaatatttcagaTAAAAAGTATCCTAATTATTTGTTTCTATTATTTTagtctataaaaatatttttaaataaaatatagtttttggtttaattttgtttttctcggTTCTAAAAATATACGATTAGTTCGCTTAATTGATAGGATCCATATCCTAACCAAAATTCATTTTATGGTTCAGTTCGATTCAGTTATACAGTTCCGAATAAATGTGTTCAGACCTGACACCAATATTACTTATTGActtctttttcttaatttttgtagtcatatttttcctatttacattttttttgaaaccggTAAATATATGATACTTTCCAAAATCAAAAATCAGCGAGATAAACATTACAACCCAAAGCTAAAGATGTAACCTAGAAGGCTAGAACACATctaattaacataaaacaaagaaagacaTAATCACTAAGAACTtgtggaacaaaa
The sequence above is drawn from the Brassica napus cultivar Da-Ae chromosome A8, Da-Ae, whole genome shotgun sequence genome and encodes:
- the LOC106354102 gene encoding uncharacterized protein LOC106354102, which codes for MAEEEEEEAAMEDPWIAALEESWNQMSKARDFLKTETCNEVAAVIDALFKSQESSEYKSARALYECCVAHFADFLTLKLLKTYRSCSTDGLLRFRMIYLLSQATTELRSRNFQFSPSALRDVKPLVISCLEMEETRESDIKILRRIVAFVAYNVGMLEEGGWEELNGCILGLTDTYPCRAFHVFLDVPAVCDDFITLPVIQRVYDEAELVLLNAERVGVQDWVLAFQTVVKIGVHAADSEMESTLMERIRKLADDAVKKGKGEFVDRGLEDLKTFLARDGTLSKYNKEQRTFVAELAFKIASCRHESKKERKKVKSEISSVLRKPNMYGHDDDDDDNDHIAGGFEIDWCNHLSTLSSPLEILRIFAVTDLEESSREVAIRRLNLLLSDHTTKKVVIEVSVMRQLQPLLISCLKEDRLSVSDSMFKLLGEVVFHVANEVLSNKEEDTWFDLWDYIVSQCKTQFEKAVYIFQSLTMMLDDMDILIPVIDVLLPEINTRLNPPVQLLLVEDNSCWVLAFVGAFCAAVHLVEVTSHADSVKEITLKMIDSVRELVERGGMEVGVVRRAFTDLEKVVKKQVKWYSKSDYGFVKGLLSRLYAIKAMKMESRMVLWRINAIVERGVHDDLKE
- the LOC106354101 gene encoding zinc transporter 11, which produces MSRPLVFFFFFLFLVLVVPCLSHGGGGDHDDDEAPPAKSTDLKSKSLITVKIACLVIIFVLTFISGVSPYFLKWSQAFLVLGTQFAGGVFLATALMHFLSDADETFTDLLTAEGESEPSPAYPFAYMLACAGYMLTMLADSVIAHVYSKTPSKDVELQGEEKPNQGSGIGDSILLIVALCFHSVFEGIAIGISETKADAWRALWTITLHKVFAAIAMGIALLRMIPDRPLFSSIMYSFAFAISSPIGVAIGIVIDATTQGRVADWIFAVSMSLACGVFVYVSVNHLLAKGYLPNKKVNVDEPRFKFLAVLSGVVVIAIVMIWDT
- the LOC106354100 gene encoding mitochondrial import inner membrane translocase subunit TIM50, yielding MASSIAVRSRLVPSLLKLRSRNPRRALFSTEASSSSKVSSSSQQQSIFSDFPPPNHLPPPPPPEAAAEALGKERKGLKYLSNGLIWAFTGATAAIGYTSYAYTLDEVNEKTKSFRESAMKPPPPALDSSSAIDKYQAMLYSAAIKVPARAIEMYLELREQVEEHVKGFTEPLSEKLLPDLHPSEQNVVYTLVLDLNETLLYTDWKRERGWRTFKRPGVDAFLEHLGKFYEIVVYSDQMDMYVYPVCEKLDPNGYIRYKLARGATKYENGKHYRDLSKLNRDPKRILYVSGNAFDTSLQPENCVPIKPYKLESDDTALVDLIPFLEYVARNGPADIRPVLASYERKDVAKEFLERSIEYQKRMQGQRQGRLWRR